In the Agrococcus sp. Marseille-Q4369 genome, one interval contains:
- a CDS encoding ATP-binding protein, translating into MESQLKTRAEQEASRAQNFPAFSALSLPYVREQVEEALTAFGKFSMLEEYTKHDMSHIDSMLKMYDWLIPAATAEKMTAADWLLVTLATYLHDFGLLITRDEFDRREAVEGYTRFSTRVRDNDDPEYMDYRAQLNAMPGADAERFLYQEFVRANHAQRIRSWLREMPDPALGYDDRIVARLREIFGTVEETFLEDVGLVCESHHADDLHDTHKYRVDRPYGQDQQEEANVQYAAFLLRTADLLDITRTRVPSMAALIVNPRNPKSQLEWAKQSAVRSVRPQRVAVEEGDPIPELDVIEVHADFKESEGFFGLTQYLKYASDQLAETHRWASSSGTAAAKTYLFPWRRIDPSNVVAKGFVAEPFKFTIDQGKILDLLTGHTLYNDSSVVVRELFQNALDAVRLQEFLVADSAYAPTVQVSWDSASRMLTVADNGTGMTQSVIENNFLRVGSSRYQEPEFRKSHPDFTSISRFGIGVLTAFMVADDVEVISVNELEDQARQLTLRDVHGQYLVRLLDKTDAQVPRLVRKHGTSVRLKLRPSAVALNVESVLRYWCVLPGCAVTLSIDGGAPEPIGFQSMADALKHELFRADVVSVAEDGLTSSYGDAVEVREASIDGCTLAYAVVWSQWLQEWRFLSIDREPHSRREPLVLGTAIGGVRVTEDAPGYSQLAGIAAMSNVTGKGAPRTNVARSAIERTEEYDQYLQRVYEIYLNHIDHEMSSLETDRSTSATRAASEGFYMLQDVAQAGAIESAAKLRTNAIQLPYLVVEDQGIRERKSLEEISRLGSVWTVEGTAVDNFERVLGTIRGVSSPSLGALATALGVSDSLRLPEGALICGLPSARAYGGRLFAEQWDPVAFETDDESRVLRARWQTRASESAWAEVHVPKSLPRVLQERFDAVDRMRPGGTTDVCVPTGPSVEVSGITQSVVRCQGRYFVLPRSPLLNIAPARSGIPVDQVRWAISFVLNNVVAGQPTRTRLFGHVAPTREARASFLTAMRDYGLYEIIDESSTVDAFLDPSAEVLDVKQWDRRSQAAGLD; encoded by the coding sequence GTGGAGTCGCAGCTGAAGACAAGAGCGGAGCAGGAGGCTTCGCGCGCTCAGAACTTCCCGGCGTTCTCCGCCCTGAGCCTTCCCTACGTCCGCGAACAAGTGGAAGAAGCACTCACCGCGTTCGGGAAGTTCAGCATGCTCGAGGAGTACACGAAGCATGACATGAGCCATATCGACAGCATGCTGAAGATGTACGACTGGTTGATACCGGCCGCGACTGCCGAGAAAATGACCGCCGCCGATTGGCTACTGGTTACGCTCGCAACTTACTTGCATGACTTCGGGCTGCTAATAACACGCGACGAATTTGATCGCCGTGAAGCGGTGGAGGGATATACCAGGTTCTCGACCCGGGTCCGAGACAACGACGACCCCGAGTATATGGACTACCGGGCACAGTTGAATGCCATGCCGGGCGCCGACGCTGAGCGCTTTCTCTATCAGGAATTCGTGAGAGCAAATCATGCCCAGCGAATCCGAAGTTGGCTGCGCGAGATGCCCGACCCGGCTTTAGGATATGACGACCGAATCGTGGCGCGTCTGCGCGAGATTTTCGGCACCGTCGAGGAGACCTTCCTGGAAGACGTTGGTTTGGTATGCGAGAGCCACCACGCGGATGACCTGCACGACACGCACAAGTATCGTGTCGACCGCCCCTACGGTCAAGATCAGCAGGAGGAGGCAAATGTTCAGTATGCGGCCTTCCTACTCCGGACGGCAGACCTGTTGGATATCACGCGGACACGCGTGCCCTCGATGGCCGCGCTGATCGTTAATCCCCGCAACCCGAAGAGCCAGCTTGAATGGGCTAAACAAAGCGCTGTTCGAAGCGTGCGACCGCAACGCGTCGCTGTCGAGGAGGGCGACCCTATCCCGGAGCTCGACGTCATAGAGGTTCATGCCGACTTCAAGGAATCAGAGGGATTCTTCGGGTTGACCCAGTACCTGAAGTACGCGAGCGACCAGCTGGCCGAGACGCACCGATGGGCGAGTTCGAGCGGGACCGCGGCAGCCAAGACGTACTTGTTTCCCTGGCGCCGCATCGATCCGAGCAATGTTGTCGCGAAAGGATTCGTCGCGGAGCCCTTCAAGTTCACAATCGACCAAGGAAAAATTCTTGATCTGCTGACGGGACACACCCTATACAATGACAGCAGCGTCGTCGTTCGGGAATTGTTCCAGAACGCCCTGGACGCCGTTCGATTGCAAGAGTTTCTCGTGGCTGATTCCGCCTATGCGCCCACTGTTCAAGTATCGTGGGACTCTGCTAGCAGGATGCTGACTGTCGCCGACAACGGCACGGGCATGACTCAGTCGGTAATAGAGAACAACTTCCTGCGCGTTGGATCGTCCAGATATCAGGAGCCTGAGTTTCGAAAGTCCCACCCTGACTTCACTTCCATCAGCCGCTTCGGCATCGGTGTACTGACCGCCTTCATGGTCGCGGACGACGTGGAGGTCATCAGCGTCAATGAACTCGAGGACCAAGCACGGCAATTAACGTTGCGTGACGTGCACGGCCAGTATCTGGTGCGCCTGCTCGACAAGACCGACGCCCAAGTTCCGAGACTCGTTCGCAAACACGGAACGAGTGTTCGACTTAAACTCCGCCCGAGTGCAGTCGCGCTGAACGTCGAATCCGTGTTGCGGTACTGGTGCGTATTACCTGGATGTGCGGTTACTTTATCAATCGACGGGGGAGCGCCGGAGCCCATCGGCTTCCAGTCGATGGCCGACGCGCTCAAGCATGAGCTATTCCGTGCCGATGTCGTGAGTGTCGCGGAGGATGGTCTGACCAGTTCCTATGGCGACGCGGTAGAAGTCAGAGAGGCGTCGATCGACGGATGCACCTTGGCTTACGCGGTGGTCTGGAGCCAGTGGCTGCAAGAGTGGCGCTTCCTAAGCATTGATCGAGAGCCTCACTCGCGCAGAGAGCCATTGGTACTAGGGACAGCGATCGGAGGAGTGCGAGTCACTGAGGACGCTCCAGGCTACAGTCAGCTAGCCGGGATCGCAGCCATGTCGAATGTGACAGGGAAGGGAGCCCCGCGAACGAACGTCGCTCGGAGTGCGATCGAACGCACTGAAGAGTATGACCAGTACCTCCAACGAGTCTACGAGATTTATCTCAACCATATTGATCACGAGATGAGTTCTCTGGAGACCGATCGAAGCACGTCGGCAACAAGGGCTGCAAGTGAGGGCTTTTATATGTTGCAGGATGTCGCGCAAGCGGGAGCTATAGAGTCGGCGGCGAAGTTGCGAACGAACGCTATCCAGCTACCGTATCTCGTAGTTGAAGATCAAGGGATTCGCGAGCGTAAGTCGCTGGAGGAGATTTCTCGCCTCGGGTCGGTTTGGACCGTCGAGGGGACGGCTGTCGACAACTTCGAGAGAGTACTGGGCACGATTCGCGGCGTCTCTTCTCCGTCGCTTGGCGCGCTAGCGACCGCTCTAGGGGTTTCGGACTCGTTGCGGTTGCCTGAGGGCGCTCTGATCTGCGGGCTTCCATCCGCTCGTGCGTATGGTGGGAGGCTGTTCGCCGAGCAGTGGGACCCAGTTGCCTTCGAAACTGACGACGAGTCGAGAGTCCTGCGCGCCCGATGGCAGACCCGCGCTTCGGAGTCGGCATGGGCGGAAGTGCACGTTCCTAAGAGTCTTCCGCGAGTCTTACAGGAACGCTTCGACGCCGTCGATCGCATGCGGCCGGGCGGCACGACCGATGTCTGTGTACCGACCGGCCCGTCTGTGGAGGTCTCCGGCATCACGCAAAGTGTGGTGAGGTGCCAGGGTAGGTATTTCGTATTGCCCCGCAGTCCGCTCTTGAACATTGCGCCGGCGAGGAGCGGTATTCCGGTCGATCAAGTGCGCTGGGCGATCTCGTTCGTGTTGAACAACGTGGTCGCGGGCCAGCCGACACGAACGCGACTATTCGGCCATGTCGCCCCGACTAGGGAAGCCCGCGCCAGTTTCCTAACCGCGATGCGTGATTACGGCCTATATGAGATCATCGACGAATCCAGCACGGTGGACGCGTTCCTCGATCCGTCGGCCGAAGTCCTGGATGTTAAGCAGTGGGATCGCCGTTCTCAAGCGGCAGGGCTCGATTAG